From one Streptococcus pneumoniae genomic stretch:
- a CDS encoding helix-turn-helix transcriptional regulator: MNRVTFYRKEQKLSQLELAKAIGVSRQTINMIENDKYNPTLELCINLAHALKTDLNSLFWED, from the coding sequence ATGAATCGCGTCACCTTCTATCGTAAGGAACAAAAACTCTCCCAGCTGGAGCTGGCAAAAGCCATTGGTGTCTCCAGACAGACCATTAACATGATTGAAAACGACAAGTACAACCCTACTTTGGAACTCTGTATCAATCTCGCTCACGCTCTCAAAACAGACCTAAACAGCCTTTTTTGGGAAGACTAG
- a CDS encoding DUF3278 domain-containing protein, producing MKKENLHLRFIRFFYNITGELDEYTIQEINYFGNNMYMLICATI from the coding sequence ATGAAAAAAGAAAATCTACACCTACGCTTTATCCGCTTCTTCTACAATATCACTGGAGAGTTAGATGAGTACACCATCCAAGAAATCAACTATTTTGGAAACAATATGTATATGCTCATTTGTGCAACTATCTAA
- a CDS encoding DUF3278 domain-containing protein: MNKETFIEKLMKRFYGITGPLDEYKRRELDRIGNLCFIYLFWVLLIGNLCAILLADTYPETVAFAYPAILTFCIFLALSYIIYRTHKLHLMDIDEEELTKQEQKKMRFAGLKQGLFFGIFTWIFHGTFNFIDNRPLIESFLSPKSIVILILNTLFMGIFTHFYLKWRKKSAHKND, from the coding sequence ATGAACAAAGAAACCTTTATCGAAAAACTAATGAAACGCTTTTATGGCATTACAGGTCCCTTGGATGAATACAAGCGCAGAGAGCTTGATAGAATTGGCAATCTTTGCTTTATCTATCTCTTTTGGGTACTCTTGATTGGCAATCTCTGTGCCATATTGCTAGCCGACACGTACCCTGAAACCGTAGCCTTTGCCTATCCTGCTATTCTCACATTCTGCATCTTTCTTGCACTTAGCTATATCATCTACCGCACGCACAAACTTCACTTGATGGATATTGACGAGGAAGAATTAACGAAACAAGAACAGAAAAAAATGCGTTTTGCAGGACTAAAACAAGGCCTATTCTTTGGAATTTTCACATGGATATTTCACGGAACTTTCAACTTTATTGACAATAGGCCACTCATCGAAAGTTTCTTATCACCAAAATCAATCGTTATCCTTATCTTGAATACTCTATTCATGGGAATTTTCACTCATTTCTACCTCAAATGGCGGAAAAAATCTGCTCATAAAAACGATTAA
- a CDS encoding GNAT family N-acetyltransferase, with the protein MITIQPYLHYQEKEILPLYQAVGWSNYTKDPSMLQRAYVHSLCTLGAYHKDQLVGIIRVVGDEASILYIQDLIVLPFYQRKGIGTKLLKDILKRYPKIYQIVLLTDQTEKTKQFYQSLGFSPVDQLECRSFIYTGTH; encoded by the coding sequence ATGATTACAATCCAACCCTATCTCCATTACCAAGAAAAAGAAATCCTGCCACTCTATCAAGCAGTCGGATGGAGCAACTACACAAAGGATCCATCTATGCTACAAAGAGCCTATGTGCACTCACTCTGTACGCTTGGAGCTTATCACAAAGATCAGCTCGTCGGCATTATTCGAGTGGTAGGAGATGAGGCATCTATTCTCTATATCCAAGACCTCATTGTGCTGCCTTTTTATCAACGAAAGGGCATTGGAACAAAGCTCTTGAAGGACATTCTAAAACGCTACCCTAAGATCTATCAAATTGTCCTCTTGACAGACCAAACGGAAAAGACAAAACAATTCTACCAATCTTTAGGATTTAGCCCTGTTGACCAGCTAGAATGTCGTAGTTTCATCTATACAGGTACTCACTAG
- a CDS encoding ABC transporter substrate-binding protein/permease: MKKLFLSVLAFLMFTLGFADLAHADEYLRIGMEAAYAPFNWTQDDDSNGAVKIEGTNQYANGYDVQIAKQIAKELGKEPLVVKTSWNGLIPALTSGKLDMIIAGMSPTAERKKEIAFSNSYYTSEPVVLVRKDGAFANANTLEDFDGAKITSQQGVYLYNLISQLKGAKQETAMGDFAQMRQALESGVIDGYISERPEALTAEAANSAFKMIQFKKGFEAGEEDASIAVGMRKDDSRIAQVNTAISRITPEDQVTLMDKMIKNQPVDTEDEEAKPSFLAQVAKILQENWPQFLRGTGITLLISITGTIVGLIIGLLIGVYRTAPISSNKTLAFLQKAFGWFLNVYIEIFRGTPMIVQSMVIYYGSAQAFGISIDRTIAAIFIVSINTGAYMSEIVRGGIFAVDKGQFEAATALGMTHNQTMRKVVLPQVIRNILPATGNEFVINIKDTSVLNVISVVELYFSGNTIATQTYQYFQTFTIIAVIYFILTFTITRILRYVERRFDTDSYTTGANQMQTGEMKL, from the coding sequence ATGAAGAAATTATTCTTATCTGTGTTGGCATTTCTCATGTTTACGCTGGGATTTGCCGACCTTGCCCATGCGGATGAGTATCTTCGGATTGGGATGGAGGCAGCCTACGCTCCCTTCAACTGGACGCAAGATGATGATTCCAATGGTGCTGTCAAAATTGAAGGGACCAATCAGTACGCCAACGGTTACGATGTCCAAATCGCGAAGCAAATCGCTAAGGAATTGGGCAAAGAACCCTTGGTTGTAAAAACCTCTTGGAACGGCTTGATTCCCGCTCTGACCTCTGGCAAACTCGATATGATTATCGCAGGGATGAGTCCAACAGCAGAGCGTAAAAAGGAAATTGCCTTTTCAAATAGCTACTACACCAGTGAACCTGTTGTCCTTGTCAGAAAAGACGGCGCCTTTGCCAACGCCAATACCTTGGAAGATTTTGATGGAGCAAAAATCACCTCTCAACAAGGGGTCTATCTCTACAACCTCATTTCTCAACTGAAAGGGGCAAAACAAGAGACAGCTATGGGAGATTTTGCTCAAATGCGCCAAGCTCTTGAGTCAGGTGTCATTGATGGCTATATCTCAGAACGCCCAGAAGCCCTAACTGCTGAAGCTGCCAACTCTGCCTTTAAAATGATTCAATTCAAAAAAGGCTTCGAAGCTGGTGAGGAAGATGCTTCAATTGCCGTTGGTATGCGAAAGGATGACAGCCGCATCGCGCAGGTCAATACTGCGATTTCTCGTATCACACCAGAAGATCAAGTCACACTCATGGACAAGATGATTAAAAATCAGCCCGTTGACACCGAGGACGAAGAAGCAAAACCATCATTTCTTGCCCAAGTCGCAAAAATCCTCCAAGAGAACTGGCCTCAATTCTTGCGCGGAACAGGTATCACCCTACTCATTTCCATCACAGGAACTATCGTGGGCTTAATCATCGGACTTTTGATCGGTGTCTATCGCACAGCCCCAATCTCAAGCAACAAAACGCTTGCGTTCTTACAAAAAGCCTTTGGCTGGTTCCTCAATGTCTATATCGAAATCTTCCGTGGCACACCGATGATCGTTCAATCTATGGTTATCTATTACGGTTCTGCCCAAGCTTTCGGTATTTCCATTGACCGCACGATTGCTGCGATTTTCATCGTATCGATCAATACCGGAGCATATATGAGTGAGATTGTTCGCGGAGGTATCTTTGCCGTTGATAAAGGTCAATTTGAAGCCGCAACCGCTCTTGGCATGACCCATAACCAAACCATGCGCAAGGTCGTCTTGCCACAGGTTATCCGCAATATTCTTCCAGCAACAGGAAATGAATTTGTCATCAATATCAAAGACACATCTGTATTGAACGTGATTTCAGTGGTGGAGCTCTACTTCTCAGGAAATACCATCGCTACTCAAACCTACCAATACTTCCAAACCTTTACCATCATCGCCGTGATTTACTTTATCTTAACCTTTACTATCACGCGCATCCTCCGCTATGTGGAGCGTCGCTTTGATACCGACAGCTACACAACAGGAGCTAATCAAATGCAAACAGGGGAGATGAAACTATGA
- a CDS encoding amino acid ABC transporter ATP-binding protein — MSQTILEIKHLKKSYGQNEVLKDISLTVHQGEVISIIGSSGSGKSTFLRSINLLEVPTAGEILYHGDNVLEKDYDLTRYREKLGMVFQSFNLFENLNVLENTIVAQTTVLKRERAEAEKIAKENLNKVGMGEQYWSAKPKQLSGGQKQRVAIARALSMNPDAILFDEPTSALDPEMVGEVLKIMKELAQEGLTMIVVTHEMEFARDVSSRVIFMDKGIIAEEGKPEQIFTNPKEERTKEFLQRYLR; from the coding sequence ATGAGTCAAACCATTTTAGAAATCAAACACCTCAAAAAATCCTACGGACAAAACGAAGTCCTCAAGGACATCTCTCTAACCGTCCACCAAGGTGAGGTCATCTCGATCATCGGAAGCTCAGGAAGCGGAAAATCCACCTTCCTACGCTCGATTAACCTCTTAGAGGTGCCAACAGCTGGAGAAATCCTCTACCATGGCGACAATGTTCTTGAAAAAGACTACGACCTCACTCGTTATCGTGAAAAGCTGGGCATGGTCTTTCAATCTTTCAATCTTTTTGAAAATCTCAATGTCTTGGAAAACACCATCGTAGCACAAACCACAGTCCTTAAACGTGAACGAGCAGAAGCTGAAAAAATCGCCAAAGAAAACCTAAACAAGGTCGGCATGGGCGAGCAATATTGGTCAGCTAAGCCAAAACAACTCTCTGGTGGACAAAAACAGCGTGTCGCTATCGCTCGTGCGCTCTCCATGAATCCAGACGCCATCCTCTTTGATGAACCAACATCAGCCCTTGACCCTGAAATGGTCGGAGAAGTTCTGAAAATCATGAAAGAGCTAGCTCAGGAAGGACTCACTATGATTGTGGTGACCCACGAAATGGAATTCGCCCGCGACGTCTCTAGCCGTGTCATCTTCATGGATAAAGGCATTATCGCAGAAGAAGGGAAACCTGAGCAAATCTTTACCAATCCAAAAGAAGAGCGCACCAAGGAATTCCTTCAACGTTACCTACGCTAA
- a CDS encoding IS1182 family transposase encodes MLDNPLTLDVSPYTSLYDIVVPKTHFLRQLTELCDFSFIYDELEKNYRLDFGRKAYSPIMMFKYLLLKDIYKLSDVDVVERSFSDMAFKFFLGLAPEDSVIEPSSLTKFRKLRIKDDRLLDLLIYKSVQIAIEHNLIKSKLLIVDATHTKSHYNQKKPQEVLRERSRALRRTIYQYSESIKTEFPNKPQEDNLEAELAYTEKLMTVVEKHKNILALPAVSQKYNYLKEAVDDDLEHLQASVKEEARVGHKTADSSFYGYKSHVAMTDERIITACVVTSGEQSDGKYLPSLYEKTKENGVEVDTIIGDTAYSGKENIQLAREEKIHLVSKLNPSVSKGYRKEEDAFEFNKDAGLFVCPEGHMAVRKARTGKKNQKRNQKTTHYFDIEKCKICPSKKGCYKDGAKSKTYSITIKSDVHLFQKRFQETPYFKEMARHRYKIEAKNAELKQRHGLDVARASGLFNMELQAATTIFVVNMKRIMTLINRK; translated from the coding sequence ATGCTTGATAATCCGTTAACTTTGGATGTTAGTCCTTACACTAGTTTATATGATATTGTAGTTCCTAAAACCCATTTTTTACGCCAGCTAACTGAACTCTGTGATTTTAGCTTTATTTATGATGAATTGGAAAAGAATTATCGCCTTGATTTTGGACGCAAGGCCTATTCGCCGATTATGATGTTCAAATATCTCTTGTTGAAAGATATTTACAAGTTATCTGATGTGGATGTGGTTGAGCGCTCTTTTTCAGATATGGCCTTTAAATTCTTTCTTGGTCTAGCTCCTGAAGATTCTGTCATTGAACCTTCATCTCTGACAAAATTTAGAAAACTTCGGATTAAAGATGATCGTTTACTTGATTTACTAATCTATAAATCTGTTCAAATTGCCATTGAACACAACTTGATTAAAAGTAAACTTCTTATCGTGGATGCCACGCACACTAAGTCTCATTACAACCAGAAGAAACCTCAAGAAGTCCTTAGGGAACGCTCAAGAGCCTTACGAAGAACGATCTACCAGTATTCTGAAAGCATCAAAACTGAGTTCCCAAATAAACCTCAGGAAGATAACCTTGAAGCGGAATTGGCTTATACCGAGAAGCTCATGACTGTGGTAGAAAAACACAAAAACATTTTGGCTCTGCCCGCAGTCTCACAAAAGTATAATTACCTCAAAGAAGCTGTTGATGATGACTTAGAACACTTACAAGCCTCTGTCAAAGAAGAAGCTAGAGTTGGACATAAGACAGCGGATAGCTCCTTCTATGGTTATAAAAGCCATGTTGCGATGACGGACGAACGGATTATTACTGCTTGTGTGGTGACTTCGGGTGAGCAAAGTGACGGGAAATATCTTCCTAGCTTGTATGAGAAAACAAAGGAAAATGGTGTTGAAGTAGACACTATTATTGGTGATACTGCTTATTCAGGAAAAGAGAATATTCAATTAGCTCGAGAAGAAAAGATTCATTTGGTCTCAAAACTAAATCCTTCTGTTTCAAAAGGATACCGTAAAGAAGAGGATGCGTTTGAGTTTAATAAAGACGCAGGTCTCTTTGTCTGTCCCGAAGGGCACATGGCTGTTCGTAAGGCAAGAACTGGTAAGAAGAATCAGAAGCGAAACCAAAAAACAACCCATTACTTTGATATTGAAAAATGTAAGATTTGCCCTTCTAAAAAAGGATGTTATAAAGATGGTGCGAAATCAAAGACTTACTCCATTACTATCAAAAGTGATGTCCATCTTTTTCAGAAACGATTTCAGGAAACACCCTATTTTAAAGAAATGGCTAGACATCGCTACAAGATAGAAGCAAAGAATGCGGAACTCAAACAAAGACATGGTCTTGATGTCGCCAGGGCATCAGGTCTTTTCAACATGGAGTTACAGGCAGCTACAACCATCTTTGTGGTCAATATGAAACGAATTATGACTCTAATAAACCGAAAATAG
- a CDS encoding IS3 family transposase (programmed frameshift), producing the protein MSRKTRRYFTDEFKQQIVDLHKAGMKRSELIKEYELTPSTFDKWVKQARTTGSFKTVDNLTDEQRELIELRKRNKELEMQVDILKQAAVIMAPKRQIITANKKNYSISAMCRCLNIPRSSYYYKAVESISEAGLEEKIKRIFLESKSRYGARKIKKCLQVQGINLSRRRISRIMKRLNLVSVYQKAAFKPHAKGKNEASIPNLLARQFHQEKPLEALVTDLTYVRVGKRWAYICLVIDLFNREIIGLSASWNKTAELVKEDIQSIPYALTKVKLFHSDRGKEFDNQLIDEILEAFGITRSLSQAGCPYDNAVAESTYHSFKLEFINQETFHSLEELTLKTKDYVHWWNHHRIHSSLNYQTPMTKRVID; encoded by the exons ATGTCTAGAAAAACACGTCGCTACTTCACAGATGAATTCAAACAACAAATCGTTGATCTTCACAAGGCAGGTATGAAACGAAGCGAGCTTATCAAAGAGTATGAGCTAACTCCCTCAACCTTCGATAAATGGGTTAAACAGGCAAGAACAACCGGTTCCTTCAAAACTGTTGATAACCTAACTGATGAGCAACGTGAGCTGATTGAACTCAGAAAACGAAATAAAGAGCTTGAAATGCAGGTCGATATCTTAAAGCAAGCGGCAGTGATTATGGCAC CGAAAAGGCAAATAATCACTGCGAACAAGAAGAATTACAGCATTTCAGCAATGTGTCGGTGCTTGAACATTCCGCGTTCTAGCTATTACTACAAAGCTGTGGAGTCTATATCCGAGGCTGGTCTCGAAGAAAAAATCAAACGCATTTTTCTCGAAAGCAAGTCCAGATATGGTGCTAGGAAAATCAAGAAATGTCTACAAGTACAAGGTATCAACTTGTCTCGTCGTCGGATTTCTCGCATCATGAAGAGACTGAATTTGGTTTCTGTTTACCAGAAGGCTGCCTTCAAACCACATGCTAAAGGGAAAAATGAGGCATCCATTCCAAACCTCCTAGCCAGACAGTTTCACCAAGAGAAGCCCCTGGAAGCTCTTGTGACGGACTTAACTTATGTCCGTGTTGGTAAGCGTTGGGCTTATATCTGCTTGGTCATTGACCTCTTTAATCGCGAAATCATCGGACTGTCAGCTAGTTGGAACAAGACTGCAGAGCTGGTCAAAGAGGATATTCAAAGTATCCCTTATGCGCTGACTAAGGTCAAGCTCTTCCATTCTGATCGAGGGAAGGAGTTTGATAATCAGCTGATTGATGAGATATTAGAAGCCTTTGGTATCACCCGTTCACTCAGTCAAGCCGGTTGTCCCTATGATAATGCCGTAGCCGAGAGTACCTATCATTCTTTCAAACTTGAGTTTATTAACCAAGAAACCTTCCATTCCTTGGAAGAATTAACTCTAAAAACCAAAGACTACGTTCACTGGTGGAACCACCACCGCATTCATAGCAGTCTCAACTACCAAACGCCTATGACTAAGCGAGTCATCGATTAA
- a CDS encoding IS982 family transposase: MSHLQYTAKSHHLQWNLKQLSKICHQLYRDYCPESFKHRHNVSLSKVSDQSLLVLLLLQAELGIKSQRHFYRLCYLFPCGHLLERSRFNRRARQLIWLVQVIRQAMNTKISPGSIVIIDSFPLPLCQPTRNYRTRIFNDLADIGYNASKRLWFYGFKVHMLVTLSGYILNYVVTPASVHDIRAVDDLLENCRQPYILADLGYLSKELKDHLTQKGYHLWTPLRQNMAGAKQHNHWKLMAMRRTIETRFSELCGLFDIEHTLTRGVAGLQLRLEQIILAYNLRYFEIN; encoded by the coding sequence ATGAGCCACTTACAGTATACCGCTAAATCTCATCACTTACAATGGAATTTGAAGCAATTATCAAAAATTTGTCATCAACTGTATAGGGATTATTGTCCTGAATCTTTCAAACATCGTCATAATGTCAGTCTATCTAAGGTTTCAGATCAATCTCTATTAGTCTTACTTCTCTTGCAAGCTGAACTAGGGATTAAGTCACAACGTCATTTCTACCGTCTCTGTTACTTATTTCCTTGTGGTCATCTTCTTGAACGAAGCCGTTTTAATAGACGAGCAAGACAGTTGATTTGGTTAGTTCAAGTCATTAGACAAGCAATGAATACTAAAATCTCGCCTGGTTCCATTGTTATTATAGATAGCTTTCCCTTGCCACTTTGCCAACCTACCCGTAACTATAGAACACGTATTTTTAACGACTTAGCAGATATTGGCTACAATGCTTCCAAACGTCTGTGGTTCTATGGATTCAAAGTACACATGCTGGTAACTTTATCAGGCTATATTCTGAATTATGTTGTGACACCTGCATCAGTCCATGATATTAGGGCAGTTGATGACTTACTAGAAAATTGCCGACAACCTTATATTTTGGCAGATTTAGGCTATCTTAGTAAGGAACTTAAAGATCATTTGACCCAAAAAGGCTATCATCTATGGACTCCCTTACGCCAAAATATGGCAGGAGCTAAACAACATAATCATTGGAAATTGATGGCTATGAGACGAACCATTGAGACTCGCTTCTCAGAGCTTTGCGGTCTTTTTGATATAGAACACACACTGACTAGAGGTGTAGCAGGTCTGCAGTTAAGGCTGGAGCAAATTATACTGGCTTACAATCTGAGATACTTCGAGATTAACTAG
- a CDS encoding IS30 family transposase gives MSTTDCTTKRSYTHLTAGQRGKIQAWLSDGHSMAEIARRIGVHRSSISREIKRGSVQQVKKVNGKLVYFQDYFDETAQNLAEKRREAVYCLKLEKVSESFLTAFTEAMLAKPRIHSVDTFIHAYKQDNPDELVPSTKTMYTYIHQGLLAVKPIDLPRAVRLKPKVKKRTSTKKHLGTSIEERPEEINNRSEFGHWEIDSVLGLKTAGEPSILTLVERKTRYAITVYLAGKKAEFVNEAVSQLLKDYPIKSITADNGAEFATLSQLEGVQVYYAHAYSSHERGTNENFNGLLREFIPKGKSLKFITAESLATATSAINQRPRRLLGYQSAKTLLGLAQAA, from the coding sequence ATGTCCACTACTGATTGTACCACAAAACGTTCTTATACGCATCTGACAGCTGGTCAGAGAGGGAAAATTCAGGCTTGGTTGTCTGATGGTCATTCCATGGCTGAGATTGCTCGTAGAATAGGTGTTCACCGTTCCAGCATCTCACGCGAGATTAAGCGTGGCTCTGTCCAGCAAGTCAAGAAAGTCAATGGTAAACTCGTTTATTTTCAGGACTATTTCGATGAGACAGCCCAAAATCTGGCTGAAAAGAGGCGGGAGGCTGTTTACTGTCTGAAACTTGAAAAGGTCTCAGAGTCTTTCCTAACCGCCTTTACGGAGGCCATGTTGGCTAAGCCAAGAATTCATAGTGTCGATACCTTTATTCATGCCTATAAGCAGGACAATCCTGATGAGCTAGTTCCCAGCACTAAAACCATGTACACCTATATTCATCAAGGATTACTGGCAGTTAAGCCTATTGACTTACCTCGTGCCGTGCGACTAAAACCAAAGGTCAAGAAGCGTACATCAACTAAGAAGCATTTGGGGACTTCCATTGAGGAACGCCCAGAAGAAATCAATAATCGTTCTGAGTTTGGACATTGGGAGATTGACTCTGTCCTTGGATTGAAAACAGCTGGAGAGCCATCTATCCTGACCCTGGTTGAACGCAAGACACGCTACGCGATCACCGTCTATCTGGCTGGAAAGAAGGCGGAGTTTGTGAACGAAGCCGTGTCTCAACTCCTTAAGGATTACCCCATCAAATCCATCACAGCGGATAACGGGGCGGAGTTTGCGACTCTGAGTCAATTAGAAGGGGTTCAGGTGTACTATGCTCATGCCTATTCCTCACACGAACGAGGCACCAATGAGAACTTTAACGGCTTGCTTAGGGAGTTTATCCCAAAAGGTAAATCGCTCAAATTCATCACAGCTGAGAGCTTAGCTACGGCTACCTCAGCCATCAACCAGAGACCAAGAAGATTATTAGGCTATCAGTCTGCCAAAACCCTGCTTGGGCTAGCCCAAGCAGCCTAA
- a CDS encoding SPFH domain-containing protein: MSMTGIGVFIVLMVLLFLAIGVGFSSVYVVRQQSVAIIERFGKYQKLSNSGIHLRLPFGIDHIAARVQLRLLQSEIVVETKTQDNVFVTMNVATQYRVNENNVTDAYYKLIRPEAQIKSYIEDALRSSVPKLTLDELFEKKDEIALEVQKQVAEEMSTYGYIIVKTLITKVEPDAEVKQSMNEINAAQRKRVAAQELAEADKIKIVTAAEAEAEKDRLHGVGIAEQRKAIVDGLADSIKELRGANVELSEEQIMSILLTNQYLDTLNNFAEKQGNNTIFLPANPDGVENIRTQILSALKAK; the protein is encoded by the coding sequence ATGTCTATGACAGGAATTGGTGTGTTTATTGTGTTGATGGTGTTACTTTTTCTGGCGATAGGGGTGGGTTTTAGCTCTGTCTATGTTGTTCGTCAGCAATCCGTAGCCATTATTGAGCGATTTGGGAAATACCAAAAATTGAGCAACAGCGGGATTCATTTACGCTTGCCTTTTGGAATTGATCATATTGCTGCGCGTGTGCAGTTGCGTCTCTTGCAGAGCGAGATTGTCGTTGAGACCAAGACGCAGGATAATGTTTTTGTGACGATGAATGTCGCCACGCAATACCGTGTGAATGAAAATAACGTCACGGATGCCTACTACAAATTGATTCGACCAGAGGCTCAAATCAAATCCTATATTGAAGACGCCCTTCGCTCCTCCGTTCCAAAGTTAACCTTGGACGAATTGTTTGAGAAAAAGGATGAAATTGCCCTCGAAGTTCAAAAGCAAGTGGCAGAAGAAATGTCCACTTATGGCTATATCATCGTAAAAACTTTGATTACGAAGGTTGAACCAGATGCCGAAGTAAAGCAATCCATGAATGAAATCAATGCAGCGCAGAGAAAACGAGTTGCAGCGCAGGAATTGGCTGAAGCAGACAAGATTAAAATCGTAACGGCAGCTGAAGCAGAGGCAGAAAAAGATCGCCTTCATGGGGTAGGGATTGCTGAGCAACGTAAAGCCATTGTTGATGGTTTGGCAGACTCGATCAAGGAGTTACGCGGCGCTAATGTCGAGCTTTCAGAAGAGCAAATTATGTCCATCCTTTTGACAAATCAATATTTAGATACATTGAATAATTTTGCAGAAAAACAGGGAAATAATACAATTTTCTTACCTGCTAACCCCGATGGAGTTGAGAACATTCGCACCCAAATATTATCGGCATTAAAGGCAAAATAA
- the ilvA gene encoding threonine ammonia-lyase IlvA, which translates to MLTAKDIVRAHKVLKDVVVYTPLDYDRYLSEKYGAKIYLKRENAQRVRSFKIRGAYYAISQLSENERKRGVVCASAGNHAQGVAFTCNELKIPATIFMPITTPQQKIGQVRFFGGDMVDIKLVGDTFDASAKAAQDFTERENRTFIAPFDDVHVQAGQGTVAYEIMEEAERESINFDTVLVPVGGGGLIAGVATYIKEKNPDIEVIGVEAEGARSMKAAFEAGGPVKLKEIDKFADGIAVQKVGQLTYEVTRKHVENLIGVDEGLISETLIDLYSKQGIVAEPAGAASIAALEVLSEYIKGKTVCCIISGGNNDINRMPEMEERALIYDGIKHYFVVNFPQRPGALREFVTDILGPNDDITRFEYIKRASKGTGPVLIGVALGDKHDYAGLIERMEKFDPSYINLRGNETLYSLLV; encoded by the coding sequence ATGTTAACAGCCAAGGACATCGTCCGAGCTCATAAGGTATTAAAGGATGTGGTAGTCTATACACCGCTCGATTATGATCGCTATTTGTCAGAAAAGTATGGGGCAAAGATTTATCTCAAGCGGGAAAATGCCCAACGTGTGCGCTCTTTCAAGATTCGTGGAGCTTATTATGCGATTTCGCAGTTAAGTGAAAACGAGCGCAAGCGTGGGGTGGTCTGTGCCAGTGCAGGAAATCATGCGCAAGGAGTAGCATTTACCTGCAATGAATTGAAAATTCCTGCAACGATTTTCATGCCTATTACTACGCCGCAACAGAAAATTGGACAGGTTCGTTTCTTTGGTGGCGATATGGTGGACATCAAGCTAGTTGGAGATACCTTTGATGCTTCTGCTAAGGCGGCACAGGACTTTACCGAGCGTGAAAACCGCACCTTTATCGCGCCTTTTGATGATGTTCATGTGCAGGCAGGTCAAGGGACAGTTGCCTATGAGATTATGGAAGAAGCCGAGCGAGAGTCTATCAATTTTGATACGGTTCTGGTACCTGTTGGGGGTGGTGGCTTGATCGCAGGTGTTGCGACCTATATCAAGGAAAAAAATCCAGACATCGAAGTCATCGGTGTGGAGGCGGAAGGTGCACGCAGCATGAAGGCAGCCTTTGAAGCAGGTGGTCCTGTTAAACTGAAAGAGATTGATAAGTTTGCAGACGGAATTGCCGTGCAAAAAGTCGGTCAACTGACCTATGAAGTGACTCGCAAGCACGTAGAAAATCTCATCGGTGTCGATGAGGGCTTGATTTCTGAAACCTTGATTGACCTGTATTCCAAGCAAGGAATTGTTGCGGAGCCAGCTGGTGCAGCTAGTATCGCAGCACTTGAAGTTTTGAGCGAATACATCAAAGGAAAAACGGTTTGCTGTATCATTTCAGGAGGTAATAACGATATCAACCGTATGCCAGAGATGGAAGAGCGGGCGCTTATTTACGATGGAATTAAGCATTATTTTGTCGTGAATTTCCCACAACGTCCAGGAGCTCTACGTGAGTTTGTGACAGACATCTTGGGGCCAAATGATGATATTACCCGTTTTGAGTATATCAAGCGGGCTAGCAAGGGAACAGGACCAGTTCTTATCGGAGTGGCGCTCGGTGATAAGCATGACTATGCTGGTTTGATTGAGCGTATGGAGAAATTCGATCCTTCGTACATCAATCTACGTGGAAATGAAACCTTGTATAGTTTATTAGTCTAA